In Oscillatoria acuminata PCC 6304, a single window of DNA contains:
- a CDS encoding GNAT family N-acetyltransferase: MTLPQYPDLPILESDRLILRKMSLEDAPDLFEYASDSQVAQYTTWTPHQSLEDSQIFLNSVIKNYQTPKGWTWGIVHKGDSKLIGTCGLVNWVQADHHAEIAYALSRPYWGQGYMPEAVKTIVAFGFQEIDLNRIEGRCKLPNHASAKVMEKVGFSFEGILRQQMLSKGRFHDMKLYAILREDWENLSVAFQGKKGV; the protein is encoded by the coding sequence ATGACTCTACCCCAATATCCTGACTTGCCAATCCTGGAAAGCGATCGCCTCATACTCAGAAAAATGAGCCTAGAGGATGCACCGGATCTGTTTGAGTATGCCTCAGACTCCCAAGTAGCCCAATACACAACCTGGACCCCGCATCAATCCCTAGAAGACAGCCAGATTTTTTTAAATTCTGTGATTAAAAACTATCAGACCCCTAAAGGTTGGACGTGGGGGATTGTTCACAAAGGAGACTCTAAATTAATCGGGACTTGTGGTTTAGTCAACTGGGTTCAAGCTGATCATCACGCTGAAATCGCATACGCCTTATCAAGACCTTATTGGGGACAAGGATATATGCCCGAAGCGGTAAAAACTATCGTCGCCTTTGGCTTTCAGGAAATCGACTTAAACCGAATTGAAGGGCGATGTAAACTCCCTAATCACGCCTCTGCCAAGGTGATGGAAAAAGTCGGCTTTTCATTTGAAGGAATCCTCCGCCAACAGATGTTGAGTAAAGGCCGCTTTCATGATATGAAACTCTATGCCATTTTGCGGGAAGATTGGGAAAATTTATCAGTGGCATTTCAGGGGAAAAAGGGAGTTTAG